A DNA window from bacterium contains the following coding sequences:
- the holB gene encoding DNA polymerase III subunit delta', with protein sequence MKFSEIVGQEVAVNILKKAIENNRSHHAYLFMGPDGVGKRTTAIAFAKGLNCRSSSSDGCDLCDSCRKIENGTHPDVELIGPREGGLTISIDQIRKLQRRVAYKPLEGKWKVYIIDDAASATEEAANCLLKTLEEPPPQVILILITENIYRLLSTVRSRCQLILFRQIPRTLIEKILTDQYEVAPEEARPLARFSSGSIGRALYCLEKETPEFGERLREIFETGGSLIGGYGSLFQFSAEIPRDRESTLELLNFLLGDLGRKFVENPSILKQKKIEIVMETLDLIKRNVNVNLAIDGMLLKLTQAEACGYQD encoded by the coding sequence ATGAAGTTTTCTGAAATTGTTGGCCAGGAAGTGGCTGTTAATATATTGAAAAAGGCGATAGAGAACAACAGGTCTCATCACGCCTACCTATTTATGGGCCCTGACGGTGTTGGTAAACGGACGACTGCCATTGCCTTTGCTAAAGGCTTGAATTGCCGCTCCTCTTCCTCAGATGGCTGCGACCTGTGCGATTCCTGTAGAAAGATTGAAAATGGAACACATCCAGATGTGGAGTTAATTGGCCCCCGTGAGGGTGGGCTGACAATTTCCATTGACCAGATTAGAAAGCTTCAGAGAAGGGTCGCCTATAAGCCACTGGAGGGAAAATGGAAAGTATATATTATAGACGATGCTGCCAGTGCTACCGAAGAGGCTGCCAATTGTCTATTGAAGACTTTAGAGGAGCCACCTCCACAAGTAATTCTCATCCTCATCACTGAGAACATTTACCGTCTTCTCTCCACTGTTCGCTCTCGCTGCCAACTGATACTATTCAGGCAAATTCCCCGCACTCTAATAGAAAAGATACTGACAGACCAATACGAAGTGGCGCCTGAAGAGGCACGCCCTTTGGCCAGGTTTTCTTCAGGGAGTATTGGTCGAGCGCTTTACTGTCTGGAGAAAGAGACTCCTGAGTTTGGGGAACGGTTGAGGGAGATTTTTGAAACGGGAGGTTCTCTAATTGGAGGTTACGGTAGTCTATTTCAATTTTCGGCTGAAATTCCCCGAGATAGAGAATCTACACTGGAGTTATTGAATTTTTTATTAGGGGATTTGGGCAGGAAATTTGTGGAAAACCCATCTATACTAAAACAGAAAAAGATAGAAATCGTTATGGAAACACTCGATTTAATTAAGAGGAATGTCAATGTGAATTTAGCAATAGATGGAATGCTGTTGAAATTGACGCAGGCTGAAGCCTGCGGCTACCAAGACTGA